ttgccttcACCTATTTGCTTTGGAAGCACTTGACTTTCAACTTAAAGCTGGGTGTTATTggcatttttctccctctccttNTTTTTTTTCTGATGATGGCttgatattttaaaggaaatctcaAGCACCATTTTAACTTCTGAAAATccaatagcatattttaaaaacaatggaagTAACTGCCCTTTGTTTTgcagtgtttgtttctttgccttcACCTATTTGCTTTGGAAGCACTTGACTTTCAACTTAAAGCTGGGTGTTATTggcatttttctccctctccttgtctgATTGCTCTATTTCTGATTGTTCTGCTAGCTTCTCTTTAATAGTCCTGCCTCCTTGATGTCTGGAGGTTTCCAGAGTTTGGTCTTCAACCATCTCTCTTTCTACCTACTCACAGCTGCTGCTGTCACCTCTGTCTGTTTAACCCAcatctgctcttcctctcccttgagTCTCAgttatcaattttcttttcttgctgcaCATATCACCTGTATACTTTTCTAGTACCTCAAACCAGTCATTCCCCAGCCAAACACATTATTTCACCCTTGAGcagttctactttctttctcaaaatggcACTATCCTTCTCTTGGTTACACAGGGATGATTCAAGGTCATCTTtaacttttccctcttcctcactcACCACAGTATCTCTGGAGTTTGACTTACATTTGTTTCCATGTCCACTTTATAGGGAACACACTTCCCTACCCGTTTTACCTGACACATTCCTTCAACGCTTTGCTTAATTCCTCGTGAAGTCTTGGAAGTAACACCTTCTTCCTTTGGACTcctgcatcattttattttaatgcctctTAAACCATTCATCACATTATTTCTTGCATTAAAGTTATTTGTACACTCTCTACCTTTCTTACTAGACTGAGCATTTGATGGCAagggctgttcttttttttttttttNttttttttttttttaattcccagaaTACAGTATGTGCTCGGTCTCTGTAGTAAGTGCTCagcatgtttgttgaatgaatgagtgaatgaatggaatgaCTGTCTAGTACTATTACCTTCTGAAAATCTTTAATGATCAGAGATACTGAGAGAGGCTTAGATCCTTTGTGGGAAAGTAATTATGTGATGggtaatattttatgttttgttaattgaaaaataaaacttttttaggTGTCAAATTGGTTTGCTAATGCAAGACGTCGGCTTAAGAATACTGTTCGACAGCCGGATTTAAGCTGGGCTTTAAGAATTAAATTGTACAACAAGTATGTTCAAGGAAGTGCTGAGCGGCTTAGTGTAAGCAGCGACGATTCATGTTCTGAAGgttggttaatatttttattttgctttacctCTGTTAATAAACAGTTCACCCCATTTGCTATTTTTAAGGTTGATTCCACAAAACATGATGGTGCCATAATGGTTCTTTTTTACTGCATGAGGTAACTTCACTTTTACAATACCATAAATGACCAACAGAATTATGGCTATTTCCTCTTGTTTATAGATTTATCATGTGTCAGAATAACATTTTCTGTGAAattcattaacattaaaatacCATAGGGAGAGATTACATAGATTCCTGCTTCCCTTGCCTAAAAATTAATCTTGAGTatcaaagataattttatatactttaaatattctgtctttatgtatatatttaatgattaAGTATAACAGTTTGGTGGCTGGGGAAAAGTTTATGTAAGTACTACCTACTGATATTTTTCTCCCATAGACGGAGAAAATCCTCCAAGAAACCACATAAATGAAGGGGGCTATAATAATCCAGTTCACCATCCTGTGATTAAAAGTGAAAGCTCGGTCATNGAGTGATCAGGCCAGAATCACGGGCCAGTGAGGACTACGTATCACCCCCCAAATACAAGAGCAGCCTATTGAATCGTTACCTTAACGACTCTTTGAGACATGTCATGGCCACAAACGCTGCCATGATGGGAAAGACAAGGCAAAGAAACCATTCGGGATCTTTTAGTTCCAACGAATTTGAGGAAGAATTGGTGTCTCCCTCATCATCAGAAACCGAAGGCAATTTCGTCTATCGTACAGGTAAGTCTGCGCTTTTCATGATACCTTGTTTAAAACAGAACTAAAACTGCAGCAAGGGGTCTATTTCAACAGGTATAAAGGcataatttttattgcttttgcaTGAGATTTTTCACATATAGCCCATGATTTAAtttgaaatcttttgtttttaattaccagATGTGCTTGTTAGTAGATGATGGTCTACTAGGGACTTTCACCcttaataataaagatgagaattTTCATCCTTAATACTCATTTTTAATCTAAATGATATACATTCTTGGAGGAGGAATGGTGGATTATAGCCAACCATGCAAACACtttgtatttcatcttttctcttaaattctttgATTGCTAATAGTGACAGAAAATGAGCACAAATTAGCGTGGGTGCCAAGACTCTTATGAAGGAAAAGTGTAGGTCTGGCTTAAGTTGCTttggaaattttacttttattcctgGAAAGCACAAGTAGGGCTGGTAAATAgctttgaaatttttacttttattccaaaaataatgaATCGATGTCTGCCTGTCCAAAACTTTCTGATGGAGTAGTGAGTTTGGTAAAATTTCTATCTTCACTTCAGTTTCCAGAGAGTTTTGCTCGTAAAGAGTGTTTGAGCAAGTGTCTTCAGAACAAAGGATATGTGTGACCTACATCTGGTGTAGATAGAGTCCAGGTCCTGAAAATGCCAACAAATGAGATTTAGAAATGTTAGAGTTGGAAATAACTTCAGAAAGCATCTAGTCCGGCCATGTTGTATCATAGATAAGAAAACCCAGACCAAGAATGCATAGCTAGTTACTCTTCCTGGATCAGTAGTGCAGCTTAGCCTGCATAAGGCGCAGGGGGAATGTAACTACTACCAGACTATGATAACTCTTAATTACTACATATACTGACACCACTCACTTATTCAGTAGTTAGGATATGCTAGGCCCTCTACTAAATACTACACAAATGATCCTGCATGTAGTCCTTGTAAGGAGCTTGATATGTGAACAGGGGGGctttataaaagaatttaaatttggtCTATTTAATATACCTTTCAGATTATTTAACTAGAAATCTTCTTTTCAAGGGTCTACAAATGTGTACAGGGTATATTATCTGTGAGGATTAAGAGAAAATCTCAATACAGTTTTAAAGACTGAAACTCATTATCTGTTTGCATCTCCAACTTTGAGAATAAAAACAACTCCAAATGCTCTGAGATACAAAATTAGTCTTGTAAATAAAAATTGGGTCtaggaagaagtaaaagatgGAATAAAAGACTATTAAGCtactaacaaaaattttaaaactacatacaTAATGTCTAGCTAATGTGACCAGAGCAGAACTTGGAGATAATTCAGAGcttcatgaattttatttacgGAGATAGGAAAGGATAGGAAATCAAGTCATTCAAGTAcagataattgaaaaaataaaacaatttaaaatggaaatctgaaaaaaaaaaagagttgattctttgaaagcaatactaaaagaaacaagtaaaaattgGCACAGATTAAAGTTGGAAGTGAGAAAGGAGATACAGCAATCAATAcatagtcattaaaaattttttttagattatggTGTGCTATGCACAGTTGTTTGACAATATACTATATGCGAATGTGTACATGAATTGATATTATTCACAcaaattaaattatgaaattataatgAGAAAAGTTGTAAATGACCACTAATTCAGGAAAAGTCACAGTTTTTAGTAAAGTCCATTCCGAAAACACATGATTTGATAGAGtcattggatttttttccaaactttgaagaaataattaattCTCATGCTTTATGCATTTTTCTGGAACATGTAAAACTATGGGAAgtatgtcagtttttaaaaatgtaaatgttctcCTAATCCAAAACCAGATTAGAATAGcataaaaatcaacattttatttatgataCTGATACTGACTTTGAAGCAATATGAGAAATATTGGTAACATAAGGTTaagtaaaaaacaatttaaaattgtgGAAACATTGAATGCAGTTATGACAGTACAAGTATGTATAGACAAAAACAAGGAAGACTTTtggaaacaatgaaaattaattttgaataggTGGAATAATTGAAggtctgttattttttttaaattttttacgcATTTCTTTATTCTGCCCagtaaaaacaactttgaaatttACCCAGTTGTGAAGAGTCTTCTGAAAATGCATGCTTTTTTCAAAGgtgataaaatagaaaactgaagAGGGAATAGCATGCCTATATAGTTGGTGCCTCTCGAAGTT
The DNA window shown above is from Ailuropoda melanoleuca isolate Jingjing unplaced genomic scaffold, ASM200744v2 unplaced-scaffold3796, whole genome shotgun sequence and carries:
- the LOC117798930 gene encoding LOW QUALITY PROTEIN: homeobox protein Mohawk-like (The sequence of the model RefSeq protein was modified relative to this genomic sequence to represent the inferred CDS: inserted 1 base in 1 codon) gives rise to the protein VSNWFANARRRLKNTVRQPDLSWALRIKLYNKYVQGSAERLSVSSDDSCSEDGENPPRNHINEGGYNNPVHHPVIKSESSVXEXIRPESRASEDYVSPPKYKSSLLNRYLNDSLRHVMATNAAMMGKTRQRNHSGSFSSNEFEEELVSPSSSETEGNFVYRTGKSALFMIPCLKQN